The proteins below are encoded in one region of Microbispora sp. NBC_01189:
- a CDS encoding 2-phospho-L-lactate transferase CofD family protein — MSVAVTMFNGGRGAASIARGMLGTPGVGLSLVVNGYDNGRSTGALRRYLPGMLGPSDFRKNLLLHLDSADPAQAALMTVLEHRLPGGTTPAGLTEVIDAVAARHGRFAALPEEASALVAGHLRAFARRLATAPHGLDLAHSALGDLVFAGAYLRLGRDFNAAVDACARAFGSPVRLLNVTNGENAFLVALRRDGTLLADEADIAAPRDRRRPQATITDLFLLPEPVGGRRRAALEALPPEWARDDLLRDRAGVTPNPRALEAIGNAGLIVYGPGTPHFSLLPSYLTPGVADAVARSRASAKVFVVNTRDDHDSRGLSAPDLVDRTLAYLGDPGNRRRLVTHVLSHHGPGVPPVPHDVLGRGEWAGARWLTADLEDPGRPGAHHGRRTADALLTIRDEAAPPGAR; from the coding sequence ATGAGCGTCGCGGTCACCATGTTCAACGGCGGACGCGGAGCGGCCAGCATAGCGAGGGGCATGCTGGGCACTCCCGGCGTCGGTCTGTCGCTGGTGGTGAACGGCTACGACAACGGCCGGTCCACCGGCGCGCTGCGGCGCTACCTGCCCGGGATGCTCGGGCCTTCGGACTTCCGCAAGAACCTGCTGCTCCACCTCGATTCCGCCGACCCGGCGCAGGCCGCGCTGATGACGGTGCTCGAACACCGCCTGCCGGGCGGGACCACGCCCGCCGGGCTGACCGAGGTCATCGACGCCGTCGCGGCGCGGCACGGCCGGTTCGCCGCGCTGCCAGAGGAGGCGTCCGCACTCGTCGCGGGGCACCTGCGCGCCTTCGCCCGGCGGCTCGCCACCGCGCCGCACGGGCTGGACCTCGCCCACAGCGCGCTCGGCGACCTCGTGTTCGCCGGGGCGTACCTGCGGCTCGGCCGCGACTTCAACGCCGCCGTCGACGCCTGCGCCCGGGCGTTCGGCTCGCCCGTACGGCTGCTCAACGTGACCAACGGGGAGAACGCGTTCCTGGTCGCGCTGCGGCGGGACGGCACGCTGCTGGCCGACGAGGCTGACATCGCCGCGCCGCGGGACCGGCGGCGGCCGCAGGCGACGATCACCGATCTGTTCCTGCTGCCCGAGCCGGTCGGCGGGCGGCGGCGGGCCGCACTCGAGGCGTTGCCCCCCGAGTGGGCGAGGGACGATCTACTCCGCGACCGCGCCGGGGTCACGCCCAACCCGCGGGCGCTGGAGGCGATCGGGAACGCCGGCCTCATCGTGTACGGCCCGGGAACGCCGCACTTCTCGCTGCTGCCCAGCTATCTCACCCCCGGCGTGGCGGACGCCGTGGCGCGGAGCCGGGCTTCGGCGAAGGTCTTCGTCGTCAACACCCGCGACGACCACGACAGCCGGGGGCTGAGCGCGCCCGACCTCGTGGACCGCACGCTGGCCTACCTCGGCGACCCCGGCAACCGGCGGCGCCTGGTGACCCACGTCCTCAGTCATCACGGGCCGGGCGTTCCGCCGGTGCCGCACGACGTGCTCGGGCGGGGCGAGTGGGCGGGTGCCCGCTGGCTCACCGCCGACCTGGAGGACCCCGGCCGCCCCGGCGCGCACCACGGGAGGCGTACGGCCGACGCGCTGCTCACCATCAGGGACGAGGCGGCGCCGCCGGGGGCCAGGTGA
- a CDS encoding sigma-70 family RNA polymerase sigma factor, whose translation MEAIYKAHYPAIHQYAARRTNSPDDTADLISETFLTAWRRIADVPEGDDARLWLYGVARRVLANQRRGRSRSAGLAERLKEELAAARPATAGGPDPVREAFDDLPDRDREVLALAYWENLTGPEIGRVLGCTATAARIRLHRARRRLAEALGVTGEGRTFAERGLRGEHL comes from the coding sequence ATGGAAGCGATCTACAAGGCGCACTACCCGGCCATCCACCAGTACGCAGCCCGCCGTACGAACTCGCCCGACGACACGGCGGACCTGATCTCCGAAACCTTCCTCACCGCCTGGCGGCGCATCGCCGACGTGCCCGAGGGCGACGACGCCCGCCTGTGGCTGTACGGCGTGGCGCGCCGCGTCCTGGCCAACCAGCGGCGCGGCCGGTCCCGCAGCGCGGGGCTGGCGGAACGGCTCAAGGAGGAGCTTGCCGCCGCGCGGCCGGCCACCGCCGGCGGACCCGATCCCGTCCGGGAGGCGTTCGACGACCTGCCGGACCGGGACCGCGAGGTGCTCGCGCTGGCCTACTGGGAGAACCTGACCGGCCCGGAGATCGGCAGAGTGCTCGGCTGCACGGCGACCGCGGCCCGCATCAGGCTGCATCGCGCGCGCAGGAGGCTGGCCGAGGCGCTGGGAGTGACCGGGGAAGGCCGGACCTTCGCGGAACGGGGACTGAGAGGAGAGCACCTGTGA
- a CDS encoding STAS domain-containing protein, producing the protein MTTQQLEITVSDHQPAVVVELRGELDIATGDSLRSVIRKLVHQGRAKIVVDASDLRFCDSCGLEALLDARDDIEKAAGCLRLTGVHGVLRIVLEATRLRGTFSIDGAPVEAVAAMVVTDSHDVSMV; encoded by the coding sequence ATGACAACGCAGCAGCTTGAGATCACTGTGAGCGATCACCAGCCGGCCGTCGTGGTCGAGCTGAGGGGTGAACTCGACATCGCCACCGGAGACAGTCTCCGGAGCGTGATCAGGAAGCTCGTCCACCAGGGTCGCGCGAAGATCGTGGTGGACGCGTCCGATCTGCGGTTCTGCGACTCCTGCGGCCTGGAAGCGCTGCTGGACGCCCGGGACGACATCGAGAAGGCCGCCGGTTGCCTGCGGCTCACCGGAGTTCACGGCGTCTTGAGGATCGTCCTTGAGGCGACCCGGCTGCGCGGCACGTTCTCGATCGACGGCGCACCCGTCGAGGCCGTCGCCGCCATGGTGGTGACGGACTCGCACGACGTGTCCATGGTTTGA
- a CDS encoding glutamate--cysteine ligase, producing MPDVTREGRFDTVHGSSPVTRAPVDPAALTLGVEEEFLLLDPGTGRVVPAAEEVHARLAGPAASRLVFELTRFQLESNSAVHTELRALHGDLVESRRAAARAAADAGLGLAACGTALDGNLGVPPLSSCPRYHAMLREFGAVMEGQGVCGCHVHVGLGDREEALRVSNHLRPWLPVLQALTANSPIADGRDTGHASWRAMVMGRWPSAEPPPYFRSRRHYESLVAGMLTGGAILDRGMIYWLARLSDHVPTLEIRAADVCPTAAETAMLAGLVRGLAATALRDVRAGVPAPDVEDTLLRAAFWRAAHDGVEGEAYDLLAGARVPGWHLVDRMLEHVRPMLEENGDWAPLTLQLDHLRRYGSGAARQRAAYARGGRPREVAEMLLAETVSSRWA from the coding sequence ATGCCAGACGTGACAAGGGAGGGCCGGTTCGACACCGTCCACGGATCTTCCCCCGTCACCCGGGCACCCGTGGACCCGGCGGCGCTCACACTCGGCGTCGAGGAGGAGTTCCTTCTCCTGGACCCCGGCACCGGACGGGTCGTCCCGGCGGCCGAGGAGGTGCACGCGCGGCTGGCCGGGCCCGCGGCGAGCCGGTTGGTGTTCGAACTGACGCGGTTCCAACTGGAGAGCAACAGCGCCGTGCACACCGAGCTGCGTGCTCTGCACGGCGACCTGGTGGAGTCGCGCCGGGCCGCCGCCCGCGCCGCCGCGGACGCGGGCCTGGGGCTGGCCGCGTGCGGCACGGCCCTGGACGGCAACCTCGGCGTTCCACCCCTGTCGTCGTGCCCCCGTTACCACGCGATGCTCCGCGAGTTCGGGGCCGTGATGGAGGGCCAGGGGGTCTGCGGCTGCCACGTCCACGTCGGGCTCGGGGACCGCGAGGAGGCGCTCCGGGTCAGCAACCACCTGCGGCCCTGGCTGCCCGTACTGCAGGCACTGACGGCCAACTCGCCGATCGCGGACGGCAGGGACACCGGCCACGCGAGCTGGCGGGCGATGGTCATGGGCCGGTGGCCGAGCGCGGAGCCGCCGCCGTACTTCCGCTCGCGCCGGCACTACGAGAGCCTCGTCGCCGGGATGCTGACCGGGGGCGCGATCCTCGACCGGGGGATGATCTACTGGCTGGCCCGTCTCTCCGACCATGTGCCGACGCTGGAGATCCGCGCGGCCGACGTGTGCCCGACCGCCGCCGAGACCGCGATGCTGGCCGGGCTCGTGCGGGGCCTCGCCGCCACCGCGCTCCGCGACGTACGGGCCGGGGTGCCCGCCCCCGATGTGGAGGACACTCTCCTGCGCGCGGCCTTCTGGCGCGCGGCGCACGACGGAGTGGAGGGCGAGGCGTACGACCTGCTCGCCGGCGCCCGCGTGCCCGGCTGGCACCTGGTGGACCGCATGCTGGAGCACGTGCGGCCGATGCTGGAGGAGAACGGCGACTGGGCCCCGCTGACCCTCCAGCTCGACCACCTGCGGCGGTACGGATCGGGGGCCGCGCGGCAGCGGGCCGCCTACGCCCGCGGCGGCCGTCCGCGCGAGGTCGCCGAGATGCTCCTGGCGGAGACCGTCAGCTCCCGCTGGGCGTGA
- a CDS encoding STAS domain-containing protein, with translation MTAAVVVTPVPAHVPDHVLVMALHGALDYTNADRLREELTAALGEGHRELLLDLSPLDFCDSTGIRILLSVRRLLQERDGGVTLAGLNSRLARIFRTTGLIHAFTVEPDLAEAVGTLNTRPGSE, from the coding sequence GTGACCGCCGCCGTCGTAGTGACCCCCGTGCCCGCGCACGTCCCCGACCACGTCCTGGTCATGGCGCTCCATGGCGCGCTGGACTACACCAACGCCGACCGGCTGCGTGAGGAGCTCACGGCCGCTCTCGGCGAGGGCCACCGCGAGTTGCTCCTCGACCTCAGCCCGCTGGACTTCTGCGACTCCACCGGGATCCGGATCCTGCTGTCCGTACGCCGGCTTCTGCAGGAGCGGGACGGCGGGGTGACGCTGGCGGGCCTGAACTCCCGGCTGGCGCGCATCTTCCGGACCACCGGGCTGATCCACGCGTTCACCGTCGAGCCGGACCTCGCCGAGGCCGTCGGCACGCTGAACACCCGGCCGGGGTCCGAGTAG
- a CDS encoding ATP-binding protein: MVDHHRQWPITDDLATLRDDIQRFAGQAGLAGARLDDLVIAANEAAINVLEHGGGAGTLAMSTDGAVIAVDVADEVGTLSPAAVPGRQPTGRSVRGFGLWLMGELCDSVMIEQVPGRSTIRLSMHLDTGHLDTGHLHAGHLDTGGPAAGAGAAPVRGNADPI; encoded by the coding sequence GTGGTGGACCATCATCGGCAGTGGCCGATAACGGATGACCTCGCGACGTTACGCGACGACATCCAGCGGTTCGCCGGTCAGGCGGGACTCGCCGGCGCCCGGCTGGACGATCTCGTCATCGCCGCCAACGAGGCCGCGATCAACGTGCTCGAACACGGCGGCGGAGCGGGCACGCTGGCGATGTCCACCGACGGCGCCGTGATCGCCGTCGATGTGGCCGACGAGGTGGGCACCCTGTCCCCCGCGGCCGTACCCGGACGGCAGCCCACCGGCCGGAGCGTCCGGGGCTTCGGCCTGTGGCTCATGGGCGAGTTGTGCGACTCCGTGATGATCGAGCAGGTGCCCGGCCGGTCGACGATCCGGCTGTCCATGCATCTCGACACCGGGCATCTCGACACCGGCCATCTCCACGCCGGGCATCTCGACACCGGCGGCCCGGCCGCCGGAGCGGGCGCCGCTCCCGTACGAGGGAACGCCGACCCGATCTGA
- a CDS encoding NAD-dependent epimerase/dehydratase family protein has product MRVVVVGASGNVGTSVLTALESESSVTSIVGVARRMPDWRPAKTEWRTADVFRDDLGPIFARADAVVHLAWLFQPTHDPVTTWNSNVIGSMRVFAAAAEAGVSVLVHSSSVGAYSPGPKDPPVDESWPTHGWPNAAYAREKAYVERVLDIFERDHPDIRVVRMRPGFIFKEEAATEQRRLFAGPFLPRRLVRAGTIPFVPDMPRLRFQALHSLDAGEAFRLALTRDVRGAFNLAADPVVDPAVLADLLGARRVPVPATLMRTAVAAGWHLRLIPASPGLVEMALQIPIMDITRAREELGWRPRHSAVDALRAVLEGMRRGAGMGTPPLAPDSGRQRIKEVTTGAGTRP; this is encoded by the coding sequence ATGCGAGTTGTCGTGGTTGGCGCGAGCGGGAACGTCGGGACCAGCGTGCTCACCGCTCTGGAATCCGAGTCGAGCGTGACCTCGATCGTCGGAGTGGCCCGGCGGATGCCGGACTGGCGCCCGGCGAAGACCGAGTGGCGGACGGCCGACGTCTTCCGGGACGACCTCGGCCCGATTTTCGCCCGGGCCGACGCCGTGGTCCACCTCGCCTGGCTGTTCCAGCCCACTCACGATCCCGTCACCACCTGGAACTCCAATGTGATCGGGAGCATGCGCGTCTTCGCCGCGGCGGCCGAAGCCGGGGTGTCGGTCCTCGTGCACTCGTCGTCCGTGGGAGCGTACTCGCCGGGGCCGAAGGACCCGCCCGTCGACGAGTCCTGGCCGACCCACGGCTGGCCGAACGCCGCCTACGCCCGCGAGAAGGCGTACGTCGAGCGGGTGCTCGACATCTTCGAGCGCGACCACCCGGATATCCGGGTGGTGCGGATGCGCCCCGGCTTCATCTTCAAGGAGGAGGCGGCGACCGAGCAGCGGCGGCTGTTCGCCGGGCCGTTCCTGCCGCGGCGGCTGGTGCGGGCGGGGACGATCCCGTTCGTGCCGGACATGCCCCGCCTGCGGTTCCAGGCGCTGCACTCGCTGGACGCCGGCGAGGCGTTCCGCCTGGCGCTCACCCGCGACGTGCGGGGCGCGTTCAACCTCGCCGCCGACCCGGTCGTCGACCCCGCCGTGCTCGCGGACCTTCTCGGCGCGCGGCGGGTGCCGGTGCCGGCCACGCTGATGCGTACGGCGGTCGCGGCGGGCTGGCACCTGCGGCTGATCCCGGCCTCGCCCGGCCTGGTGGAGATGGCCCTGCAGATCCCGATCATGGACATCACGCGCGCTCGCGAGGAACTGGGCTGGCGGCCCCGCCACAGCGCGGTGGACGCGCTGCGCGCCGTGCTGGAGGGAATGCGGCGCGGCGCGGGCATGGGCACCCCGCCGCTCGCTCCGGACTCGGGCCGGCAACGGATCAAGGAAGTGACGACCGGCGCGGGCACCCGGCCCTGA
- the mads6 gene encoding methylation-associated defense system protein kinase MAD6 codes for MAQIVGGGRPVNDAERRVIAHLRDNAPDDWLLLHNIEVPRGADLFEVDVVVLTGHSLVVIDVKGARGRFEVSGNRWFPQHREAFGSPVAKLRGTARALKGLLIDEHRELERLYVDNIVVLTAPGAVLVDHSGRDARHVTTIAGLVPMLSDVSRVRHGCSRDAAPYRTAIIEALNGTVRRPTAPPRFGNWEVEEQLGGDSRVTEYRAVNATAPTSGTVLLRVYRADPMAEQQRRVAEQRRIANAYQALAKIPPHPCVVRSRDFFAIDDESRFVLVLDDIHGQALHLHLTGRGLDVGAKLAVLEDMLDGLAHVHANKVIHRALTPACVLVADDGNAMLTGFDYAKPGPRKHTVANELPNILDVHYVAPECRARPERMTPASDVYSAGVIAFQLLTGELPMPGMDAEPAAAGVAPEVMDLVRRMRDLTPAKRPDADSALAELRDAREAQPRRRAPLGGRIRDALRRLHPRA; via the coding sequence ATGGCTCAGATCGTCGGTGGCGGACGCCCCGTCAATGACGCCGAGCGACGGGTCATCGCCCACCTGCGGGACAACGCCCCTGACGACTGGCTGCTGCTGCACAACATCGAGGTGCCGCGCGGCGCCGACCTGTTCGAGGTGGACGTGGTCGTGCTGACCGGCCACTCGCTCGTCGTGATCGACGTGAAGGGCGCCCGGGGCCGGTTCGAGGTGTCGGGCAACCGGTGGTTCCCCCAGCACCGCGAGGCGTTCGGCTCGCCGGTGGCCAAGCTGCGCGGCACCGCGCGGGCGCTGAAGGGCCTGCTGATCGACGAGCACCGCGAGCTCGAACGGTTGTACGTCGACAACATCGTGGTGCTGACCGCCCCGGGAGCCGTCCTCGTCGACCACAGCGGGCGCGACGCCCGGCACGTCACGACGATCGCCGGGCTCGTCCCCATGCTCAGCGACGTGTCCCGGGTCAGGCACGGGTGCAGCCGGGACGCCGCGCCGTACCGGACCGCGATCATCGAGGCGCTGAACGGGACCGTGCGCCGGCCGACCGCCCCGCCGCGGTTCGGCAACTGGGAGGTCGAGGAGCAGCTTGGCGGCGACAGCCGCGTCACCGAGTATCGCGCCGTCAACGCGACCGCGCCGACCAGCGGGACCGTGCTGCTGCGCGTCTACCGCGCCGACCCGATGGCCGAGCAGCAGCGGCGGGTCGCCGAACAGCGCCGCATCGCCAACGCCTACCAGGCGCTCGCCAAGATCCCGCCGCATCCCTGCGTCGTACGCTCGCGGGACTTCTTCGCCATCGACGACGAGAGCCGGTTCGTGCTCGTGCTCGACGACATCCACGGGCAGGCCCTGCACCTGCATCTGACCGGGCGCGGGCTGGACGTCGGCGCCAAGCTCGCCGTGCTGGAGGACATGCTGGACGGCCTCGCCCACGTCCACGCCAACAAGGTGATCCACCGGGCGCTCACCCCCGCCTGCGTGCTCGTGGCGGACGACGGCAACGCCATGCTGACCGGCTTCGACTACGCCAAGCCCGGCCCGCGCAAGCACACCGTCGCCAACGAGCTCCCCAACATCCTCGACGTCCACTACGTCGCCCCCGAGTGCCGGGCGCGGCCCGAACGGATGACTCCCGCCTCGGACGTCTACTCTGCGGGGGTCATCGCCTTCCAGTTGCTGACGGGCGAGCTCCCCATGCCCGGCATGGACGCCGAGCCGGCCGCCGCGGGCGTCGCCCCGGAGGTCATGGACCTCGTACGGCGGATGCGCGACCTCACGCCCGCCAAGCGTCCGGACGCCGACTCGGCCCTCGCCGAACTGCGGGACGCCCGGGAGGCGCAGCCCCGGCGGCGGGCGCCGCTCGGCGGCAGGATCCGCGACGCCCTCCGCCGCCTGCACCCCCGGGCCTGA
- a CDS encoding pyridoxamine 5'-phosphate oxidase family protein, which translates to MKLDSAGLEILTGGECLDLLASTLIGRIVFTDRALPAVQPVNFCLLDGKIVIRTAAGSKLAAAARNAIVAFEADEFDATFRTGWSVTAVGHARAVSEPEEIDRLSALPLSPWVPGTRDHFIVMAPEQISGRRLNR; encoded by the coding sequence ATGAAGCTCGACTCGGCCGGCCTTGAGATTCTCACCGGAGGGGAATGTCTGGACCTGCTGGCCTCCACCCTCATCGGCAGGATCGTCTTCACCGACCGGGCCCTCCCCGCCGTCCAGCCCGTCAACTTCTGCCTGCTCGACGGGAAGATCGTCATCCGCACCGCCGCGGGCTCCAAGCTCGCCGCGGCTGCGCGGAACGCCATCGTCGCCTTCGAGGCCGACGAGTTCGACGCGACGTTCCGTACGGGCTGGTCGGTGACCGCGGTCGGGCACGCCCGCGCGGTGTCGGAACCCGAGGAGATCGACCGCCTGTCGGCGCTGCCGCTGTCGCCGTGGGTGCCCGGGACCCGCGACCACTTCATCGTGATGGCCCCCGAGCAGATCTCCGGCCGCAGGCTCAACCGCTGA
- a CDS encoding uridine kinase produces MTDDGRVRVRPVSPSLLVEELADLIAARPRDAWVRVAVDGAPAAGPGRLTDALAGPLRLRGREVLRAPASGFLRPASLRLEFGRTDPDVFHDEWLDAAGLVREVLGPLEPGGTGRVLPSLWDGARDRATRAGYVTLPPGGVALVDGALLLGRGLPFDLTVHLSLSPAALARRTPPEEHWTLPAYERYERETGPARAADVVVRVEDPRRPAVVTRPG; encoded by the coding sequence GTGACGGATGATGGACGGGTGCGCGTCCGTCCCGTCTCCCCGTCCCTGCTCGTGGAGGAACTGGCCGACCTGATCGCCGCGCGGCCGCGCGACGCGTGGGTGCGCGTCGCGGTGGACGGCGCTCCGGCCGCCGGGCCGGGACGGCTGACCGACGCGCTGGCCGGCCCGCTGCGCCTGCGCGGCCGGGAGGTCCTGCGGGCGCCCGCGTCGGGCTTCCTGCGCCCGGCGTCGTTGCGGCTGGAGTTCGGCCGGACCGACCCCGACGTGTTCCACGACGAGTGGCTGGACGCGGCCGGCCTCGTCCGCGAGGTGCTGGGACCGCTGGAGCCGGGCGGTACAGGCCGGGTGCTGCCCTCGCTGTGGGACGGCGCGCGGGACCGGGCCACCCGGGCCGGCTACGTGACGCTGCCGCCGGGCGGGGTGGCGCTGGTGGACGGCGCGCTGCTGCTCGGCCGCGGCCTGCCGTTCGACCTGACCGTCCACCTGTCCCTGTCACCGGCCGCGCTGGCGCGCCGTACGCCGCCCGAGGAGCACTGGACGCTGCCCGCCTACGAACGGTACGAACGCGAGACGGGCCCGGCGCGGGCCGCCGACGTGGTGGTCCGCGTCGAGGACCCGCGCCGGCCCGCCGTGGTCACCCGGCCGGGCTGA
- a CDS encoding NAD(P)/FAD-dependent oxidoreductase, whose translation MPEVFDVIVVGAGPAGEVVAGRVAAAGLSTVVVERELAGGECSYWACMPSKALLRPVDLAGEVSRVAGLRLDGPIDAGAVLAHRDTVVSNYDDSGQARWLDSAKVTLVRGAGRLTGARSVEVATADGGTRALTANHAVVLATGSGAVIPPVAGLAAARPWTNREVTAVRAVPDRLVVIGGGVVACEMAQAMRGLGSREVTMLVRGDGLLDRVEPFAGEAVARSLTEQGVGVRLRESAEKVERPEPGGEVTVRLASGDAITADEILVATGRRPATGDLGLASVGLPESGPVGVDDGMRATGVADGWLYAVGDVNGLALLTHMGKYQARIASDVIVARARGEADDRPSMRDRGHGLGAPQVIFTDPQVCAVGRTEAQARAEGFDVRAVEYEMGQVAGGYLLGDGYGGRAKAVVDERRRVLLGVTFVAPGAAELLHAATIAVTAGVTLDDLWHAVPSYPTVSEVWLRLLEEYGL comes from the coding sequence ATGCCGGAAGTCTTCGATGTGATCGTGGTGGGCGCGGGACCGGCGGGGGAGGTGGTCGCCGGGCGGGTGGCGGCGGCCGGGCTGAGCACCGTCGTCGTCGAGCGTGAACTGGCCGGTGGGGAGTGCTCCTACTGGGCCTGCATGCCGAGCAAGGCGCTGCTGCGGCCGGTCGACCTCGCGGGCGAGGTGAGCCGGGTCGCGGGGCTGCGGCTCGACGGCCCGATCGACGCCGGCGCCGTGCTGGCCCACCGTGACACCGTGGTCTCGAACTACGACGACAGCGGGCAGGCGAGGTGGCTCGACTCCGCGAAGGTGACGCTCGTACGCGGCGCCGGGCGGCTCACCGGCGCCCGGAGCGTCGAGGTCGCGACGGCCGACGGCGGCACGCGCGCGCTCACCGCGAACCACGCCGTCGTGCTCGCCACCGGCAGCGGCGCGGTCATCCCCCCGGTCGCCGGGCTGGCCGCCGCGCGGCCGTGGACGAACCGTGAGGTGACCGCGGTTCGCGCCGTACCGGACCGGCTCGTGGTGATCGGCGGCGGCGTGGTCGCGTGCGAGATGGCGCAGGCCATGCGCGGGCTCGGGTCGCGGGAGGTGACCATGCTGGTCCGGGGTGACGGGCTGCTCGACCGGGTGGAGCCCTTCGCCGGGGAGGCGGTGGCGCGGTCGCTGACCGAGCAGGGCGTCGGCGTCCGCCTCCGTGAGAGCGCCGAGAAGGTCGAGCGGCCGGAGCCGGGCGGAGAGGTGACGGTGCGGCTGGCGAGCGGAGACGCGATCACGGCCGACGAGATCCTGGTCGCCACCGGGCGCCGTCCCGCCACCGGCGATCTCGGCCTGGCGTCGGTGGGCCTGCCGGAGTCGGGTCCGGTGGGCGTGGACGACGGCATGCGGGCCACCGGCGTGGCCGACGGCTGGCTCTACGCGGTGGGCGACGTCAACGGCCTGGCCCTGCTCACGCACATGGGCAAGTATCAGGCGCGGATCGCCTCGGACGTGATCGTCGCCCGGGCCCGGGGCGAGGCGGACGACCGGCCCTCGATGCGCGACCGCGGGCACGGGCTCGGCGCCCCCCAGGTGATCTTCACCGATCCCCAGGTGTGCGCGGTGGGCCGCACCGAGGCGCAGGCCCGTGCCGAGGGCTTCGACGTACGCGCCGTCGAGTACGAGATGGGCCAGGTGGCCGGCGGCTACCTGCTCGGCGACGGTTACGGAGGCAGGGCCAAGGCGGTGGTCGACGAGCGCCGCCGGGTGCTGCTCGGCGTGACCTTCGTGGCTCCCGGCGCGGCCGAGTTGCTGCACGCCGCGACGATCGCGGTCACCGCCGGGGTCACCCTGGACGACCTGTGGCACGCCGTGCCCTCCTACCCGACCGTGAGCGAGGTGTGGCTGCGCCTGCTGGAGGAGTACGGCCTGTGA
- a CDS encoding response regulator transcription factor: MIRVLLADDQDLLRGSLRLLVDSTPGLVAVGEAGTGTEAVELARRERPDVVLMDVRMPGLDGIEATRRICAESAAVKVLILTTFDLDEYVYAGLRAGAGGFLLKNTPPAHLLAAIRVVAAGEGLLAPSVTRRLIAEFARTTPARSRRDASLDGLTGREREVLTLVARGLSNQEIAAALHVSTATVKTHIGHLLAKLGARDRAQLVIAAYEGGLVSVTSRRP; encoded by the coding sequence ATGATCCGCGTGCTGCTCGCCGACGACCAGGACCTGCTGCGCGGCAGCCTGCGCCTGCTGGTCGACAGCACGCCCGGGCTGGTCGCGGTCGGCGAGGCGGGGACCGGGACGGAGGCCGTCGAACTGGCCCGGCGCGAACGCCCCGACGTCGTGCTGATGGACGTGCGCATGCCCGGCCTGGACGGCATCGAGGCGACCCGGCGGATCTGCGCCGAGTCCGCCGCCGTGAAGGTGCTGATCCTCACCACGTTCGACCTGGACGAGTACGTCTACGCGGGGCTGCGTGCGGGGGCCGGCGGTTTCCTGCTGAAGAACACCCCGCCGGCCCACCTGCTCGCGGCGATCCGCGTCGTCGCGGCGGGGGAGGGGCTGCTGGCGCCGAGCGTCACCCGGCGGCTGATCGCCGAGTTCGCCCGAACCACCCCGGCCCGCTCGCGACGGGACGCGTCGCTGGACGGCCTCACCGGGCGGGAACGCGAGGTGCTCACTCTTGTCGCGCGCGGCCTGTCCAACCAGGAGATCGCCGCCGCGCTGCACGTGAGCACGGCCACGGTCAAGACCCACATCGGTCACCTGCTCGCCAAGCTGGGCGCCCGGGATCGGGCTCAGCTCGTCATCGCGGCCTACGAGGGCGGGCTCGTCTCCGTGACCTCGCGGCGCCCGTGA